One segment of Pseudobythopirellula maris DNA contains the following:
- a CDS encoding PAS domain S-box protein, with the protein MHHDRTEAQRAAPQPTDSVAFDIVDPDERFRALTDCTPVMMWICGVNGRATWFNRAWLEFTGAPLEEQLGDRWTELIHTDDRGRTLTEYESSFHARRRFSLECRLRRHDGEYAWVLVSGAPLYATSGSFAGYTGSCVDVTERRRSELALQSSQQQLRAMFNQAAVGMAIVDLRGRFEEVNQRLAETLGYAAEELAKLSIEEVTHPDHRQLTRDNMRRLLSGEMTSYQQEKRYLRRDGSDVLCLKTVSLLLDERGKPQRFIAVVEDISDRRLAERRMRENEHRLRLALRASGSGVFDWDLEVGKIIWSPELEELYGLEEGDFEGDIDGWRRRVVPEDAERVTKQIEDDMAAGLDECSYEFRAVLPDGRRRWLAGEAAFYYDDAGKPLRMIGVNLDVDERKRFAEALRESEERFRMLADNMAQFAWVADAQGWIFWYNQRWYDYTGTTLEEMQGWGWRDVHHPDYIEGVVERLQYSWDTGEPWEDTFPLRGKDGEYRWFLSRALPIRDASGRILRWFGTNTDITDQRQAEEALKEADRRKDEFLAMLAHELRNPLAPIRSGLDLMALEGQGAGDLVSLMQGQVGHLVRLVDDLLDVSRIMRGKIELRREPVELGALMRSTAEAVRPLLETREHELVVATPDDDVWLDADPVRIAQVIENLLNNAAKYTPNGGRIELVAEADESRATVAVRDNGVGIDRELLPNVFELFTQASRSLDRSQGGLGIGLTVVERLVHLHGGRISVHSDGVGRGSVFTVRLPRAEAPAPASPGTVEEKRVRPLRILVVDDNASAAYMLRRLLAKLGDHRIETAADGPAALEAAAEQRPELVFLDIGLPGMDGYEVARRLRAAPGTRSAWIVALTGYGQADDRRKSAEAGFDHHLVKPADIEDLERLLADLA; encoded by the coding sequence ATGCATCACGATCGAACCGAGGCGCAGCGCGCCGCCCCCCAGCCAACCGATTCGGTCGCGTTCGACATCGTCGACCCGGACGAGCGGTTCCGGGCGCTGACCGACTGCACGCCGGTCATGATGTGGATCTGCGGCGTGAACGGGCGGGCCACGTGGTTCAACCGGGCGTGGCTGGAGTTCACCGGCGCCCCCCTCGAGGAGCAACTCGGCGACCGCTGGACGGAGTTGATCCACACGGACGACCGCGGGCGCACGCTCACCGAGTACGAGTCGTCTTTCCACGCCCGGCGGCGGTTCTCGCTGGAGTGCCGGCTGCGGCGTCACGACGGCGAGTACGCCTGGGTGCTTGTGAGCGGCGCCCCGCTGTACGCCACGAGCGGATCGTTCGCCGGCTACACCGGCTCGTGCGTCGACGTGACCGAGCGGCGGCGGTCGGAATTGGCCCTGCAGAGCAGCCAGCAGCAGCTGCGTGCGATGTTCAACCAGGCGGCCGTCGGCATGGCGATCGTCGACCTGAGGGGCCGCTTCGAGGAGGTCAATCAGCGGCTCGCCGAAACCTTGGGATACGCGGCCGAGGAGCTCGCCAAGCTGTCGATCGAAGAGGTCACGCACCCCGACCACCGCCAGCTCACGCGCGACAACATGCGCCGTCTGCTCTCGGGCGAGATGACCTCTTACCAGCAGGAGAAGCGCTATTTGCGCAGAGACGGCTCCGACGTGCTGTGCCTCAAGACGGTCAGCCTGCTGCTCGACGAGCGGGGCAAGCCACAACGCTTCATCGCCGTGGTCGAAGACATCTCCGATCGCCGGCTCGCCGAGAGGCGGATGCGCGAGAACGAGCACCGCCTGCGGCTCGCGTTGCGGGCGAGCGGCTCGGGCGTGTTCGACTGGGACCTGGAGGTGGGCAAGATCATCTGGTCGCCGGAGCTCGAGGAACTCTACGGCCTGGAGGAGGGCGACTTCGAGGGCGATATCGACGGCTGGCGGCGACGCGTCGTGCCGGAAGACGCCGAACGTGTGACCAAGCAGATCGAAGACGACATGGCCGCGGGGCTGGACGAGTGCTCCTACGAGTTCCGCGCGGTGCTGCCCGACGGGCGGCGGCGGTGGCTCGCGGGCGAGGCGGCGTTCTACTACGACGACGCCGGCAAGCCGCTGCGGATGATCGGCGTGAACCTCGACGTCGACGAGCGCAAGAGGTTCGCCGAGGCGCTGCGCGAGAGCGAAGAGCGGTTCCGCATGCTGGCCGACAACATGGCCCAGTTCGCCTGGGTGGCCGACGCCCAGGGCTGGATCTTCTGGTACAACCAGCGCTGGTACGACTACACCGGCACCACGCTCGAGGAAATGCAGGGCTGGGGCTGGCGCGACGTGCACCACCCCGATTACATCGAGGGCGTCGTCGAGCGGCTCCAGTACTCGTGGGACACCGGCGAGCCGTGGGAAGACACCTTCCCGCTCCGCGGCAAGGACGGCGAGTACCGCTGGTTCCTGTCGCGCGCGTTGCCGATCCGCGACGCCTCGGGCCGCATCTTGCGTTGGTTCGGCACGAACACGGACATCACCGACCAGCGGCAGGCCGAGGAGGCCCTCAAGGAGGCGGACCGGCGCAAGGACGAGTTCCTCGCCATGCTCGCCCACGAGCTGCGCAACCCGCTGGCGCCGATCCGCAGCGGGCTCGACCTGATGGCGCTCGAGGGGCAGGGCGCCGGCGACCTTGTTTCGCTGATGCAGGGCCAGGTGGGCCACCTCGTGCGGCTGGTCGACGACCTGCTCGACGTGTCGCGCATCATGCGCGGCAAGATCGAGTTGCGGCGCGAACCGGTCGAGCTCGGCGCGCTGATGCGCAGCACGGCCGAGGCGGTGCGGCCGCTCCTGGAGACGCGCGAGCACGAGCTGGTCGTCGCCACGCCCGACGACGACGTGTGGCTCGACGCCGACCCGGTGCGGATCGCCCAGGTCATCGAGAACCTGCTCAACAACGCGGCGAAGTACACCCCCAACGGCGGCCGCATCGAACTCGTGGCCGAGGCCGACGAGTCGCGAGCCACGGTCGCGGTCCGCGACAACGGCGTGGGCATCGACCGCGAGTTGCTGCCCAACGTGTTCGAGCTCTTCACGCAGGCGTCGCGGTCGCTCGACCGCTCGCAGGGGGGGCTCGGCATCGGGCTGACGGTGGTCGAACGCCTGGTGCACCTGCACGGCGGCCGCATCTCGGTCCACAGCGACGGCGTCGGCCGGGGGAGCGTGTTCACGGTGCGGCTGCCGCGGGCCGAGGCGCCGGCGCCCGCCTCGCCCGGGACGGTGGAGGAGAAGCGGGTTCGGCCGCTGCGCATCTTGGTGGTCGACGACAACGCCAGCGCGGCGTACATGCTCCGCCGGTTGCTCGCCAAGCTCGGCGACCACCGCATCGAGACCGCCGCCGACGGGCCCGCCGCCCTCGAGGCGGCCGCCGAGCAACGGCCCGAGCTGGTCTTCCTCGACATCGGCCTGCCCGGCATGGACGGCTACGAGGTCGCTCGCCGGCTGCGGGCGGCGCCCGGAACGCGCTCGGCCTGGATCGTCGCGCTCACCGGCTACGGCCAAGCCGACGACCGCCGCAAGAGCGCCGAGGCGGGGTTCGACCACCACCTCGTCAAACCGGCCGACATCGAAGACCTCGAGCGGCTGCTGGCGGAT
- a CDS encoding sulfatase-like hydrolase/transferase: MTPRIFRSLCLASAAALVVLVARIAAAQPAPPNVIVILADDQSWNGTSVRMDPDIPGSASDFYQTPSVAALASQGMRFSDAYSAAAVCSPTRAALLTGMSPAQAYMTDIIRPNMETRDFSSSPLKPVEWRRLDATLETLPRRVEAADSRYVTGHIGKWHLSPDDPLQMGYDIGFDPVRAGGVGANDPGSVFAKTEAAKQFLDDRTAADEPFFLQLSHFAVHTPIEGQPEVIEKYENLPPGTVHNKNRYAAFTEALDTGVGDLLDHLDTLGLSENTYVIYASDNGARDVNSNNDPLSGTKAHLLEGGIRTPLIIRGPGITPGTVSRVPVSTTDLYSTVSDLVGNATPLSEQIEGASLRPLFENDGELPAGMEYLERQHAEGGALYFHNPHNAANGGNYRIRPTSAVRVDDYKLLRFHGENGNPDRDYLFNLADTLTETEDNGSTDLAAAMPEKTAELGQMLDNWIESTDASLPYAVEKPVDLTWRADEIGQRDRVWSSAEDIKHRWRESWEVIEESPAPATEAIATHLPGAPKQAFSFDGQSRFGRRFFDVSDQRERSPNTRYPTGEADFDRSVAFELLVRVDDLNGEQVLFESGTTSHGLSLTLGDDDSDGVHDELRMRVLSDFGESLSVTGDIDDFASPTEDFVQLTAVYNDDPTGRYLELFANGKSIGRADGVAGDGTVDDRGSLLWDQYDPGFAIATLGGERPELVGGNSGSGPLPFTQGWLRGEIASFRYLNHAIDSQAVQSSYAALLSDPGFGVVSASGDALIPGDRSVSVATGDLEMDGAVRVIHERVDRLDSSLTLDIAAVAGESAIASDSADPSSVVLESGTVYSSYLFHFDSETDESGGVEQLSGSVSFDTEILGVLYKETTLDGVELAMGVAGEFELGDRSLELNGLGVFEFSEDLMTLSFDLAVDSSLLTQFRVLTAASIFVEGDYNGDGQVDMADYDEWVNQFGVEGDSLADGNGDGRVNAADFTVWRDNYHPVSQQSVPEPAALCLFSVSLGGLGLRRQRR; encoded by the coding sequence ATGACGCCCCGCATTTTTAGATCGTTGTGCTTGGCTTCGGCCGCGGCTTTGGTTGTTTTGGTCGCTCGGATCGCCGCCGCGCAGCCCGCTCCGCCCAATGTGATTGTGATCTTGGCGGACGACCAATCGTGGAACGGCACCTCCGTTCGTATGGATCCCGACATCCCGGGGTCTGCGAGCGACTTCTACCAGACGCCGTCCGTCGCCGCGCTGGCGTCGCAGGGCATGCGATTCAGCGACGCGTACTCGGCCGCCGCGGTCTGCTCGCCGACCCGGGCCGCCCTGCTCACGGGCATGAGCCCGGCTCAGGCTTACATGACGGACATCATCCGGCCCAACATGGAGACGCGCGACTTCTCGAGCAGCCCGCTGAAGCCGGTGGAGTGGCGCCGCCTCGACGCGACGCTTGAGACGCTACCCCGGCGCGTCGAGGCGGCCGACTCGCGGTACGTGACCGGGCACATCGGCAAGTGGCACCTCAGCCCGGACGACCCGCTTCAGATGGGCTACGACATCGGGTTCGACCCCGTGCGCGCCGGGGGGGTCGGCGCGAACGACCCCGGCTCGGTGTTCGCGAAGACCGAGGCCGCGAAGCAATTCCTCGACGACCGGACGGCCGCGGACGAGCCCTTCTTCTTGCAGCTCTCGCATTTCGCCGTGCACACCCCGATCGAGGGCCAGCCCGAAGTCATCGAGAAGTACGAGAACCTCCCCCCGGGGACGGTCCACAACAAGAACCGCTACGCCGCGTTCACCGAGGCGCTCGACACCGGCGTGGGCGACCTGCTCGACCACCTCGACACGCTCGGCCTGTCGGAGAACACCTACGTGATCTACGCCTCCGACAACGGCGCGCGAGACGTGAACTCCAACAACGACCCTCTAAGCGGCACGAAGGCCCACCTGCTGGAGGGGGGGATCCGCACCCCCTTGATCATCCGGGGCCCCGGCATCACGCCGGGTACGGTCAGCCGCGTGCCTGTGTCGACCACCGACTTGTACTCGACCGTGAGCGACCTGGTCGGCAACGCCACGCCGCTGAGCGAACAGATCGAGGGCGCCAGCCTGAGGCCCTTATTCGAGAACGACGGCGAGCTCCCGGCGGGCATGGAATACTTGGAGCGTCAGCACGCCGAGGGAGGGGCGCTCTACTTCCACAACCCGCACAACGCCGCTAACGGGGGCAATTACCGCATCCGCCCCACGTCGGCGGTGCGCGTGGACGACTACAAGCTGCTCCGCTTCCACGGTGAGAACGGCAATCCCGACCGCGACTACCTGTTCAACCTCGCCGACACGCTCACCGAGACCGAAGACAACGGGTCGACCGACCTGGCGGCGGCCATGCCCGAGAAGACCGCGGAGCTCGGCCAGATGCTCGACAACTGGATCGAGAGCACCGACGCTTCGCTCCCCTACGCGGTCGAGAAGCCGGTCGACCTCACCTGGCGGGCAGACGAAATCGGCCAGCGCGATCGGGTCTGGAGCTCGGCGGAGGACATCAAGCACCGCTGGCGCGAGTCGTGGGAGGTGATTGAGGAGAGCCCGGCGCCCGCCACGGAGGCGATCGCGACCCACCTGCCGGGGGCGCCCAAGCAGGCGTTCTCGTTCGACGGGCAGAGCCGCTTCGGGCGGCGGTTCTTCGATGTCTCGGACCAACGGGAGCGATCCCCCAACACGCGTTACCCCACGGGTGAGGCCGACTTCGACCGCTCGGTCGCCTTCGAGCTGCTGGTCCGGGTCGACGACCTCAACGGCGAGCAGGTGCTGTTCGAGAGCGGCACGACAAGCCACGGACTGTCGCTGACGCTCGGCGACGACGACAGCGACGGCGTCCACGACGAGCTGAGGATGCGCGTCCTCTCCGACTTCGGCGAGAGCCTCTCGGTCACCGGAGACATCGACGACTTCGCCTCACCGACCGAGGACTTCGTCCAGCTCACGGCCGTCTACAACGACGACCCCACGGGCCGCTACCTCGAGCTGTTTGCGAACGGCAAGAGCATCGGCCGCGCCGACGGCGTGGCGGGGGACGGCACGGTTGACGACCGCGGCAGCCTCCTCTGGGACCAGTACGACCCCGGTTTCGCGATCGCGACCCTCGGCGGCGAGCGGCCCGAGCTTGTGGGCGGCAATTCCGGATCGGGCCCGCTGCCGTTTACCCAGGGTTGGCTCCGCGGCGAGATCGCTTCGTTCCGCTACTTGAACCACGCGATCGACTCGCAGGCGGTCCAGAGCAGTTACGCCGCTCTGCTTTCGGACCCGGGCTTCGGTGTCGTCTCCGCCAGCGGCGACGCGCTGATCCCCGGCGATCGGTCGGTGAGTGTCGCCACGGGCGACCTCGAGATGGACGGCGCCGTGCGAGTGATCCACGAGCGGGTCGACCGGCTCGACTCGAGCCTGACGCTCGACATCGCCGCCGTGGCGGGAGAATCCGCCATCGCCAGCGACTCGGCCGACCCCTCTTCCGTGGTCCTTGAATCGGGAACGGTTTACTCGAGCTACCTGTTCCACTTCGACTCCGAAACGGACGAGTCGGGAGGGGTCGAGCAGCTGAGCGGATCGGTCAGCTTCGACACAGAAATCTTGGGAGTTCTGTACAAAGAAACGACTCTCGACGGCGTCGAACTCGCCATGGGCGTTGCGGGCGAATTCGAGCTAGGCGACCGTTCGCTCGAACTCAACGGCTTGGGAGTATTCGAGTTCTCCGAAGATCTCATGACACTCTCTTTCGATCTGGCGGTCGACAGCTCGCTGCTGACCCAATTCCGAGTGCTCACTGCGGCGTCGATCTTTGTCGAAGGCGATTACAACGGCGACGGACAAGTCGACATGGCCGACTACGACGAGTGGGTGAACCAATTCGGCGTTGAAGGCGACTCGTTGGCCGACGGCAATGGCGATGGGCGGGTCAACGCGGCCGACTTCACGGTTTGGCGCGACAACTACCATCCCGTGTCGCAGCAGAGTGTGCCGGAGCCCGCGGCCCTCTGCCTGTTCTCCGTGAGCTTGGGGGGGTTGGGTTTGCGTCGGCAACGCCGGTGA
- a CDS encoding Rne/Rng family ribonuclease, with amino-acid sequence MKTEMLINVAQPEECRIAIVENGQLEELYTERSSQDNYVGNIYKGRIVNLEPSIQAAFVDFGVGRNGFLHISDVEPQYFRQAGFDPDSVIHNDGTQGVETDPEDDEEDSAEDDGCDDGDEGEGGDAPVATRRKTKPREKRRPGVRPRVKPPIQDLFQRGDEVVVQVIKEGIGTKGPTLSTYISIPGRYLVLMPALGRIGVSRKIEDDDARRRLRGILRELNPPKGLGFIVRTAGTDRTKRDLSRDLAYLLRLWKLMVRRIKTQEGPGDLYEESDIVIRTIRDIFSGDIDAIHIDEPKAYERAKDFLSITMPRYTNRLQLYEGKEPLFNKHKIDVEISRINDRKVPLKGGGSLVIDQTEALVAIDVNSGSFRTSGDAEESAYKLNMIAAKEIARQLRLRDLGGVVVNDFIDMRRERYRRNVERTLKDAFGRDRARTKILRTSPLGLIEMTRQRIRPSLKRSVYRECPACQGTGLVKSAESMAIEAVRVLMRAAQVDRVAKITVRVEEGVATYLNNRKRRELTRLEDEGSLEILVLGSEGASPEHLSVQCEDESGRELRFDVG; translated from the coding sequence ATGAAAACCGAAATGCTCATCAACGTCGCGCAGCCGGAAGAGTGCCGGATCGCGATCGTTGAGAACGGCCAGCTCGAGGAGCTCTACACCGAGCGCTCCAGCCAGGACAACTACGTAGGCAACATCTACAAGGGCCGGATCGTCAACCTCGAGCCGAGCATCCAGGCGGCGTTCGTCGACTTCGGCGTCGGCCGCAACGGCTTCCTGCACATCAGCGACGTCGAGCCGCAGTACTTCCGCCAGGCCGGTTTCGACCCCGACTCCGTGATTCACAACGACGGCACGCAAGGCGTCGAAACGGACCCCGAAGACGACGAAGAAGATTCGGCCGAGGACGACGGCTGCGACGACGGCGACGAGGGCGAGGGAGGCGACGCCCCCGTGGCGACCCGCCGCAAGACCAAGCCGCGCGAGAAACGCCGCCCCGGCGTGCGGCCACGCGTCAAACCGCCGATCCAAGACCTCTTCCAGCGCGGCGACGAGGTCGTGGTGCAGGTGATCAAGGAGGGCATCGGCACCAAGGGCCCCACGCTCTCCACTTACATCAGCATCCCCGGACGCTACCTCGTGCTGATGCCCGCGCTGGGACGCATCGGCGTGTCGCGTAAGATCGAGGACGACGACGCCCGCCGCCGCCTGCGCGGCATCCTCCGCGAGCTCAACCCGCCGAAGGGCTTGGGCTTCATCGTCCGCACGGCCGGCACCGACCGCACGAAACGCGACCTGTCGCGCGACCTCGCCTACCTGCTGCGGCTGTGGAAGCTGATGGTCCGTCGGATCAAGACCCAGGAGGGCCCCGGCGACCTGTACGAGGAGAGCGACATCGTCATCCGCACGATCCGCGACATCTTCTCCGGCGACATCGACGCGATCCACATCGACGAACCCAAGGCGTACGAACGCGCCAAGGACTTCCTCTCGATCACGATGCCGCGCTACACCAACCGGCTGCAGCTCTACGAGGGCAAGGAGCCGCTGTTCAACAAGCACAAGATCGACGTCGAGATCTCGCGCATCAACGACCGCAAGGTGCCCCTGAAGGGGGGCGGCTCGCTGGTGATCGACCAGACCGAGGCGCTCGTGGCGATCGACGTTAACTCGGGCAGCTTCCGCACCTCGGGCGACGCCGAGGAGTCGGCCTACAAGCTCAACATGATCGCCGCCAAGGAGATCGCCCGCCAACTGCGGCTGCGCGACCTGGGCGGGGTGGTCGTGAACGACTTTATCGACATGCGACGCGAGCGCTACCGCCGCAACGTGGAACGCACCCTCAAAGACGCCTTCGGCCGCGACCGCGCTAGAACCAAGATCTTGCGCACCAGCCCGTTGGGCCTCATCGAGATGACCCGCCAGCGGATCCGGCCGAGCCTCAAGCGCAGCGTCTACCGCGAGTGCCCCGCCTGCCAAGGAACGGGCCTCGTCAAGTCGGCCGAGAGCATGGCGATCGAAGCGGTGCGTGTCCTCATGCGGGCCGCCCAGGTCGACCGCGTGGCGAAGATCACCGTGCGGGTCGAGGAGGGCGTCGCAACGTACCTCAACAACCGCAAGCGGCGCGAGCTGACGCGGTTGGAGGACGAGGGCTCGCTCGAGATCCTCGTGCTCGGCAGCGAGGGCGCCAGCCCCGAGCACCTCAGCGTGCAGTGCGAAGACGAATCGGGCCGCGAGCTGCGGTTCGATGTGGGCTAG
- the ptsP gene encoding phosphoenolpyruvate--protein phosphotransferase codes for MQRLQGIAVSPGVMIGEALVMDHEGFRISRRFLPRDSVEVEIERLSAAIAETTDEIEVSRKCVAEQLGDDYGSIFSAHSQMLNDPKLRRELEVMIRERHYSPEYSVSRVLRRYAKVFQSLEGAYMAERANDIFDIEKRLLRRLLGEKREELAHVTSEVLVVARNLTPSETAAMNPKFIRGFATEAGGPGGHTAIVAEGLGIPAVVGAGQFLTDVSGGDTIIIDGDQGLVILQPDEETLARYRHEIDQQKDLLARLEEIKDLPNETADGVRIQLLGNIEFPSETELVLSRGADGIGLYRTEFLYLTGNIEPSEEVHYAAYKEVAEAMNPLPVVMRTLDLGADKLSMLPTPDDERNPFLGLRSIRLALKHVDLFRTQLRAILRASVSGNIRIMFPLITTLIELRRAKMMLADAMEDLEEEGVPFDRDLPVGMMVEVPAAVLQMDRFCDEVDFFSIGTNDLVQYTLAVDRSNKDVASLYTSADPAVIKLIQMSIDAAGEAGKPISLCGQMSGSPLYTMLLLGLGLRSFSVSPSATLEVKRVMRGVTIEHCEKVAKRVLDLESSRDVKTYLREELLKLLPDQPA; via the coding sequence ATGCAACGACTCCAAGGTATCGCCGTCTCCCCCGGGGTGATGATCGGCGAAGCGCTGGTCATGGACCACGAGGGATTCCGTATCTCTCGGCGGTTCTTGCCGCGCGATTCGGTCGAGGTCGAGATCGAGCGGCTCTCCGCCGCCATCGCCGAGACGACCGACGAGATCGAGGTCAGCCGCAAGTGCGTCGCCGAGCAGCTCGGCGACGACTACGGCTCGATCTTCTCGGCCCACTCGCAGATGCTCAACGACCCGAAGCTCCGCCGCGAGCTGGAGGTCATGATCCGCGAGCGGCACTACTCGCCCGAGTACTCGGTGAGCCGCGTGCTGCGGCGCTACGCGAAGGTGTTCCAGTCGCTCGAGGGGGCCTACATGGCCGAGCGGGCGAACGACATCTTCGACATCGAGAAGCGCTTGCTCCGCCGCCTGCTGGGCGAGAAACGCGAGGAGCTGGCCCACGTCACGAGCGAGGTGCTGGTCGTCGCCCGCAACCTCACGCCGAGCGAGACCGCGGCGATGAACCCCAAATTCATCCGCGGGTTCGCCACCGAGGCGGGCGGCCCCGGCGGGCACACGGCCATCGTGGCCGAGGGGCTCGGCATCCCCGCGGTGGTCGGCGCCGGGCAGTTCCTCACCGACGTCTCGGGCGGCGACACGATCATCATCGACGGCGACCAGGGCCTCGTGATCCTGCAGCCGGACGAGGAGACCCTCGCCCGCTACCGCCACGAGATCGACCAGCAGAAGGACCTGCTCGCCCGGCTCGAGGAGATCAAGGACCTCCCCAACGAGACCGCCGACGGCGTTCGCATCCAGTTGCTGGGCAACATCGAGTTCCCCAGCGAGACCGAGTTGGTGCTCTCGCGCGGCGCCGACGGCATCGGCCTCTACCGCACCGAGTTCCTTTACTTGACGGGCAACATCGAGCCCTCCGAAGAGGTCCACTACGCCGCCTACAAGGAGGTGGCCGAGGCGATGAATCCGCTGCCGGTGGTGATGCGCACGCTCGACCTTGGCGCCGACAAGCTCTCGATGCTCCCCACGCCGGACGACGAGCGCAACCCGTTCCTCGGGCTCCGCAGCATCCGCCTGGCGCTCAAGCACGTCGACCTGTTCCGCACCCAGCTGCGGGCCATCTTGCGGGCGAGCGTGTCGGGCAACATCCGCATCATGTTCCCGCTGATCACCACGCTGATCGAGCTGCGCCGCGCGAAGATGATGCTCGCCGACGCCATGGAGGACCTCGAGGAGGAGGGCGTTCCCTTCGACCGCGACCTGCCGGTCGGCATGATGGTCGAGGTGCCGGCGGCCGTGTTGCAGATGGACCGCTTCTGCGACGAGGTCGACTTCTTCAGCATCGGCACCAACGACCTGGTGCAGTACACCCTGGCCGTCGACCGCAGCAACAAGGACGTGGCCTCGCTTTACACGAGCGCCGACCCGGCGGTCATCAAGCTGATCCAGATGTCGATCGACGCCGCCGGCGAGGCGGGCAAGCCGATCAGCCTGTGCGGCCAGATGAGCGGCTCGCCGCTCTACACGATGCTGCTGCTGGGCCTCGGCCTGCGGAGCTTCAGCGTGTCGCCCTCCGCCACACTCGAGGTGAAGCGTGTGATGCGCGGCGTGACGATCGAACACTGCGAGAAGGTCGCCAAGCGGGTGCTCGACCTGGAGAGCTCGCGCGACGTGAAGACTTACCTGCGTGAGGAGCTCCTCAAGCTCCTGCCCGACCAACCCGCCTGA
- a CDS encoding HPr family phosphocarrier protein: MATRSVVIRHAEGLHARPAELVARTAMQYQSQVAIDHDGRRVDAKSILDVLTLGAQQGVELVIEAEGPDAEAAVEALTRLVENNFTPEVTQEQGN; this comes from the coding sequence GTGGCGACACGATCCGTCGTAATCCGACACGCCGAGGGGCTGCACGCCCGACCCGCCGAGCTGGTCGCGCGCACCGCGATGCAGTACCAGTCGCAGGTGGCGATCGATCACGACGGCCGAAGGGTCGACGCCAAGAGCATCCTGGACGTGCTCACGCTCGGCGCCCAGCAGGGGGTTGAGCTCGTCATCGAGGCCGAGGGCCCCGACGCCGAGGCGGCGGTCGAGGCTCTCACGCGGCTGGTGGAGAACAACTTCACGCCCGAGGTCACGCAAGAACAAGGCAACTGA
- a CDS encoding PTS sugar transporter subunit IIA, whose amino-acid sequence MKFADFICKKAILSDLEASDKKGVIREMATSLVKAGEIEGGQYEAIVEAILKREELGSTGIGRGVAVPHTKHATVDKLCGMVAVSESGVEFDSLDGDKVHLLFMLISPPDRPGDHLRALENVSRQLRDDQFCRFLQQSKTTDDIWQLLEEADSNQFSA is encoded by the coding sequence ATGAAGTTCGCAGATTTTATTTGCAAAAAGGCGATCCTCTCCGACCTCGAGGCGTCCGACAAGAAGGGCGTGATCCGTGAGATGGCCACTTCGCTCGTCAAGGCGGGCGAGATCGAAGGGGGCCAGTACGAGGCCATCGTCGAGGCGATCCTCAAGCGTGAGGAACTCGGCAGCACCGGAATCGGCCGCGGCGTGGCCGTCCCCCACACCAAGCACGCCACCGTCGACAAGCTGTGCGGCATGGTGGCCGTGAGCGAGTCGGGCGTCGAGTTCGACAGCCTCGACGGCGACAAGGTCCACTTGTTGTTCATGCTCATCTCGCCCCCCGACCGGCCGGGCGACCACCTGCGGGCGCTGGAGAACGTGTCGCGTCAGCTGCGCGACGACCAGTTCTGCCGCTTCCTGCAGCAGAGCAAGACGACCGACGACATCTGGCAGCTGCTCGAAGAGGCCGACAGCAACCAGTTCAGCGCCTGA
- the hpf gene encoding ribosome hibernation-promoting factor, HPF/YfiA family yields the protein MQIKVTARHGHLSDESQQLLVSKSEKLLRFFERLTSIEVVVDLKNHNKPNVELLVSAEHKHDFVSHQESQNLLTAIEGAVHKMEQQLKKYKEKTIDQHRNPDSAARGPRDLGAVADAGSEDAGSEDLEQNVGVEDE from the coding sequence GTGCAGATCAAAGTGACGGCTCGACACGGCCATCTGTCCGACGAGAGCCAGCAGCTGCTCGTGTCCAAATCCGAGAAGCTCCTGCGATTCTTCGAGCGGCTCACGTCGATCGAGGTGGTGGTCGACCTGAAGAACCACAACAAGCCGAATGTGGAGCTGCTGGTCTCGGCCGAGCACAAGCACGACTTCGTGTCTCACCAAGAGTCGCAGAACCTGCTCACGGCCATCGAGGGGGCGGTTCACAAGATGGAGCAGCAGCTCAAGAAGTACAAAGAAAAGACGATCGATCAGCACCGCAACCCCGACTCGGCCGCCCGCGGCCCGCGGGACCTCGGCGCCGTGGCCGACGCCGGATCGGAAGACGCCGGATCGGAAGACCTAGAGCAGAACGTGGGCGTCGAAGACGAGTGA